One Lacunisphaera limnophila DNA window includes the following coding sequences:
- a CDS encoding GspE/PulE family protein, whose translation MTTAADPLLQIAHQRGLLRPGDAAPADRTAVARAVAEHFGMAFVEIGDRLIAADVRAALPADFVRAHQVVPCGRARGRLQVAIADPIAADVMDSLEYATGEPVEAVLATAADIRRAIVRSYDGQAPEAPPAAEALRDESATERDAPVIRLVRDLITDAIRRRASDIHLEPLERRFRVRYRIDGVLHEAGPPPKRLQLAIISRLKIMANISIAEKRVPQDGRIQVTVDGRALDLRVSSLPTAHGESIVMRILDAESLKLGMPELGFLPDDQAGFERQIAAPDGIMLVTGPTGSGKTTTLYASLQHLNRADRKIITVEEPVEYQLTGINQVPVNAAIGMTFAAALRAMLRQAPNVVMVGEIRDAETAEIAINASLTGHMVFSTLHTNDAPSAVTRLIDIGAKPFLVAAALRSVMAQRLVRRICPDCRRAYTPAPRELQALGLGPAQVAGADFAHGAGCAACHGTGYRGRMGIFEIFLVHDGIRGMIYDNVTAVRLREQARRDGMRTMREDGIRKVLAGLTTIEEVVAVTVGDTV comes from the coding sequence GTGACGACCGCCGCCGATCCCCTCCTGCAGATCGCGCACCAGCGCGGCCTGCTCCGGCCGGGGGACGCGGCGCCGGCCGACCGCACCGCGGTGGCGCGGGCCGTGGCCGAGCACTTTGGCATGGCCTTCGTGGAAATCGGGGACCGGCTGATCGCGGCCGACGTGCGCGCGGCCCTGCCGGCGGACTTCGTGCGCGCCCACCAGGTCGTGCCCTGCGGGCGCGCGCGCGGCCGGCTGCAGGTCGCGATCGCCGACCCCATCGCCGCCGACGTGATGGACAGCCTGGAGTACGCCACCGGCGAGCCGGTCGAGGCGGTGCTGGCGACGGCTGCCGACATCCGCCGGGCGATCGTGCGCAGCTACGACGGGCAGGCGCCCGAGGCCCCGCCCGCCGCCGAGGCGTTGCGGGATGAATCCGCGACCGAGCGCGATGCGCCGGTCATCCGGCTGGTGCGCGACCTGATCACCGATGCGATCCGGCGCCGGGCCTCCGACATCCACCTGGAGCCGCTGGAGCGGCGCTTCCGGGTGCGGTACCGCATCGACGGCGTGCTGCACGAGGCCGGGCCGCCGCCCAAGCGCCTGCAGCTCGCGATCATCTCCCGGTTGAAGATCATGGCGAACATCAGCATCGCGGAGAAGCGCGTGCCGCAGGACGGCCGCATCCAGGTGACGGTGGACGGCCGGGCGCTGGACCTGCGGGTTTCCTCGCTGCCGACGGCCCACGGCGAGAGCATCGTGATGCGCATCCTGGACGCCGAGAGCCTGAAACTCGGCATGCCCGAGCTGGGTTTCCTGCCCGACGACCAGGCGGGTTTTGAGCGGCAGATCGCCGCGCCCGACGGCATCATGCTGGTCACGGGCCCGACGGGTTCGGGCAAGACCACCACGCTGTACGCCAGCCTGCAGCACCTGAACCGGGCGGACCGGAAGATCATCACGGTGGAGGAGCCGGTCGAGTACCAGCTTACGGGCATCAACCAGGTGCCGGTGAACGCGGCGATCGGCATGACTTTTGCCGCCGCGCTCCGGGCCATGCTGCGCCAGGCGCCGAACGTGGTCATGGTGGGTGAAATCCGCGACGCGGAGACGGCGGAGATCGCCATCAACGCCTCGCTGACCGGCCACATGGTGTTCAGCACCCTGCACACCAATGATGCGCCCTCCGCCGTCACGCGGCTGATCGACATCGGGGCCAAACCCTTCCTCGTGGCCGCCGCGTTGCGGTCCGTGATGGCGCAACGGCTGGTGCGGCGGATCTGCCCGGACTGCCGCCGGGCCTACACGCCGGCGCCCCGCGAGCTGCAGGCCCTGGGGCTCGGGCCGGCCCAGGTGGCCGGGGCTGACTTCGCCCATGGCGCCGGGTGCGCCGCCTGCCATGGCACCGGCTACCGGGGGCGGATGGGAATTTTTGAAATCTTTCTCGTCCACGACGGGATTCGCGGCATGATTTACGACAACGTTACCGCTGTCCGCTTGCGCGAGCAGGCCCGGCGGGACGGAATGCGCACCATGAGAGAAGACGGAATCCGCAAAGTCCTTGCCGGCCTCACCACCATCGAAGAAGTGGTGGCGGTCACCGTCGGCGACACCGTCTGA
- the rho gene encoding transcription termination factor Rho, whose translation MSVPPKSEEDNSKAASSESAKTKRPARPRSRLYRAKSAKAAPAGEKSAPEAAPELPLVEAREPAPAPAPAPAPEPVREQIFVPTPAPAAPPPDQPASGGADHPPAFQPSGGQGGQGGQGGQGNYDDGGGNGGGNGGGQFQGGGGKWGRRHRGKNFPQGGGGGGGGGGGGKWGKPNFQGGGGSNKPPQPLPPKEQIIYGDLPDPARFTNIETLATVAADIADSKADAIWLNELYALNHADLTAFARKLGAKIEGVPNRRQLLTLVFAAAIEQKLPLLDRGYIDMTERGLSFVVHEDVNYRLYPEDALLPEIFVKHFGLRRGHQVEVQVQAPQGANERCPAVVAIRKVMGGEPDQISKIQAFEELTPYYPLKRCWLEVQGAKDVSMRMVDIVTPVGFGQRGLIVAPPRTGKTVLMQNMANSIVENSPEAKLIILLVDERPEEVTDFKRHCKGEVVSSTFDEAPESHVHCAEMVIEKARRLVEHGEHVVILLDSITRLARAYNALASNSGKIMSGGLEATALQKPKRFFGSARNIEGAGSLTIIGTALVDTGSRMDEIIFEEFKGTGNMELHLDRDLVNKRIFPAINIDKSGTRKEELIYHPDELIKIYSLRRAMQGVPAADSMDMLIQRLKKTKTNTEFLLSLNR comes from the coding sequence ATGTCCGTCCCTCCTAAATCCGAAGAGGATAACAGCAAAGCCGCCTCCAGTGAGTCGGCCAAAACGAAACGTCCCGCGCGCCCCCGCTCCCGGCTTTACCGCGCTAAGAGCGCCAAGGCCGCCCCCGCCGGCGAGAAATCGGCCCCCGAGGCCGCCCCGGAGCTGCCGCTGGTGGAGGCCCGCGAGCCCGCCCCCGCGCCGGCGCCCGCCCCTGCGCCCGAACCCGTGCGCGAGCAGATTTTTGTCCCGACCCCGGCACCGGCGGCCCCGCCGCCGGACCAGCCGGCCTCGGGTGGCGCTGACCATCCCCCCGCGTTCCAGCCTTCGGGCGGGCAGGGTGGGCAGGGCGGACAAGGCGGACAGGGCAACTATGACGACGGCGGCGGCAATGGCGGCGGCAACGGCGGCGGCCAATTCCAAGGCGGCGGCGGTAAATGGGGCCGGCGTCACCGCGGTAAGAATTTTCCCCAAGGCGGCGGTGGTGGTGGCGGCGGTGGTGGCGGCGGCAAATGGGGGAAACCCAACTTCCAGGGCGGCGGCGGCAGCAACAAACCCCCGCAACCCCTCCCGCCCAAGGAGCAGATCATCTACGGTGACCTGCCGGATCCGGCGCGTTTCACCAACATTGAGACGCTGGCGACGGTCGCCGCCGACATTGCTGACAGCAAGGCCGACGCGATCTGGCTCAACGAGCTGTATGCGTTGAACCATGCCGACCTCACGGCCTTCGCCCGCAAGCTGGGCGCCAAGATTGAGGGCGTGCCAAACCGCCGGCAGCTGCTGACCCTCGTGTTCGCCGCCGCCATCGAGCAGAAGCTCCCGCTCCTCGACCGCGGCTACATCGACATGACCGAGCGCGGCCTGAGTTTCGTCGTCCATGAGGACGTGAACTACCGCCTCTATCCCGAGGACGCGCTGCTGCCCGAGATCTTCGTGAAGCATTTCGGCCTCCGCCGCGGCCACCAGGTCGAGGTGCAGGTGCAGGCCCCGCAGGGCGCCAACGAGCGCTGCCCGGCGGTCGTCGCCATCCGCAAGGTCATGGGCGGCGAGCCCGACCAGATCTCCAAGATCCAGGCCTTCGAGGAGCTCACGCCCTATTATCCGCTCAAGCGCTGCTGGCTTGAGGTCCAGGGGGCGAAGGACGTTTCCATGCGCATGGTCGACATCGTCACGCCCGTCGGCTTCGGCCAACGCGGCCTGATCGTGGCCCCGCCGCGCACCGGCAAGACCGTCCTGATGCAGAATATGGCGAACTCCATCGTGGAGAATTCGCCCGAGGCCAAGCTCATCATCCTGCTGGTGGACGAGCGCCCCGAGGAGGTCACGGACTTCAAGCGCCACTGCAAGGGCGAGGTCGTCAGCTCGACCTTCGACGAGGCGCCCGAGAGCCACGTGCATTGCGCCGAGATGGTGATCGAGAAGGCCCGCCGGCTCGTCGAGCACGGCGAGCATGTCGTGATCCTGCTCGACTCGATCACCCGCCTGGCCCGCGCCTACAACGCGCTCGCCTCCAACAGCGGCAAGATCATGTCGGGCGGCCTCGAGGCCACCGCGCTGCAGAAGCCCAAGCGCTTCTTCGGCTCGGCGCGCAACATCGAGGGCGCCGGCAGCCTCACGATCATCGGCACCGCGCTGGTGGACACGGGCAGCCGCATGGACGAGATCATCTTCGAGGAATTCAAGGGCACCGGCAACATGGAGCTCCACCTCGACCGCGACCTCGTCAACAAGCGCATCTTCCCCGCGATCAACATCGACAAGTCCGGCACGCGCAAGGAGGAGCTCATCTACCACCCCGACGAGCTCATCAAGATCTACTCCCTGCGCCGCGCCATGCAGGGCGTGCCCGCCGCCGACTCGATGGACATGCTCATCCAGCGGCTCAAGAAGACCAAGACGAACACGGAGTTCCTCCTGAGCCTGAACCGCTGA
- the coaE gene encoding dephospho-CoA kinase (Dephospho-CoA kinase (CoaE) performs the final step in coenzyme A biosynthesis.) gives MIVGLTGGMGTGKSTVAALFAERGFRRLDADQLIRDELLPSPQIAEAIRARLGSAMLAANGSVRRDKVAEKVFSDPAALAWLEDLLHPLLFARWREVFAAAEGTAFIVEVPLLFEKQLENWFDFIVCVTTDSATQLRRLEQRGVPPDQARQRLVKQLPLARKCELADHVLLNDGSPEFLREQVNTLADRLLSSPPSRSHDRLHVRPS, from the coding sequence TTGATCGTCGGCCTGACCGGCGGGATGGGCACGGGAAAATCCACGGTGGCGGCCCTGTTCGCTGAGCGGGGATTCCGGCGACTCGACGCCGACCAGCTCATCCGCGATGAGCTGCTGCCCAGCCCGCAAATCGCCGAAGCCATCCGCGCCCGGCTGGGCAGCGCCATGCTGGCGGCCAACGGGTCCGTGCGCCGGGACAAGGTGGCGGAGAAGGTGTTTTCCGACCCGGCGGCGCTGGCGTGGCTGGAGGATCTGCTGCATCCGCTGCTCTTCGCCCGCTGGCGGGAGGTGTTCGCGGCGGCGGAAGGGACGGCCTTCATCGTGGAGGTGCCGCTGCTCTTCGAAAAACAGCTCGAGAATTGGTTTGATTTCATTGTCTGCGTAACCACAGACTCCGCGACTCAACTGAGGCGGCTGGAGCAGCGTGGCGTCCCCCCGGACCAAGCCCGCCAGCGCCTGGTCAAGCAACTGCCACTGGCTCGAAAGTGCGAACTGGCAGATCATGTTCTCCTGAACGACGGATCCCCTGAATTTCTGCGAGAACAGGTCAATACCTTGGCCGACCGCCTCTTGTCATCACCCCCATCCCGGTCCCACGACCGCCTTCATGTCCGTCCCTCCTAA
- a CDS encoding HD domain-containing protein, producing the protein MVPPHAVNTKSTAAVLQAVRTAFAGIGGEASFPLLGRLFADVQDMFEGRYAGYQGIDMTYHDFEHTLQATLCLVHLLEGRSRTPDKPVLTIRDWELGVMAALLHDAGYLKANHDLEGTGAKYTFVHERRSCDFAREYLPRMGVTATEIDDICSAIICTGPRNKISQISFRSEQGRHFAFLLVTADYLAQMSAPDYLDKLPALYREFLEGFAFEQTPPEKRPYHSYRELLERTPGFWHDYVRPMLDFEAGGVHRYLTTAGQPNPYLQAVEANLSELRRRLQAGLV; encoded by the coding sequence ATGGTCCCCCCCCACGCAGTCAACACGAAGAGCACGGCCGCCGTGCTCCAGGCGGTCCGCACGGCCTTCGCCGGCATCGGGGGCGAGGCCAGTTTTCCGCTGTTGGGCCGGTTGTTCGCCGATGTGCAGGACATGTTCGAGGGCCGTTACGCCGGCTACCAGGGCATCGACATGACATACCATGATTTCGAGCACACCCTGCAGGCCACCCTCTGTCTCGTCCACCTCCTCGAGGGCCGCAGCCGGACGCCCGACAAGCCGGTCCTGACCATCCGCGACTGGGAACTCGGCGTGATGGCCGCACTCCTGCATGACGCCGGTTACCTGAAAGCCAACCACGACCTCGAGGGCACGGGCGCGAAATACACCTTCGTCCACGAGCGCCGCAGTTGTGACTTCGCCCGGGAATACCTCCCCCGCATGGGCGTAACCGCCACCGAGATCGACGACATCTGCTCCGCCATCATCTGCACCGGACCGCGGAACAAGATCAGCCAGATCTCCTTTCGCAGCGAACAGGGCCGGCACTTCGCCTTCCTCCTGGTGACCGCCGACTACCTCGCCCAGATGAGCGCGCCCGACTACCTGGACAAGCTGCCCGCCCTCTACCGCGAGTTTCTGGAGGGGTTCGCCTTCGAGCAGACGCCGCCGGAGAAACGCCCTTATCACAGCTACCGCGAACTGCTCGAGCGCACGCCCGGTTTCTGGCATGATTACGTTCGTCCCATGCTCGACTTTGAGGCCGGCGGGGTTCATCGCTATCTGACGACAGCGGGCCAACCCAATCCGTATCTGCAGGCCGTCGAGGCCAATCTCAGCGAGCTCCGACGCCGTTTGCAGGCCGGGTTGGTTTAA
- a CDS encoding YifB family Mg chelatase-like AAA ATPase: MLATIGSAALLGIDAVPVQIEVNTGESGIPDLILVGLPDTAVKESQDRVFSALSNSALKMPPTRTTINLAPGDLRKEGAIYDLPIALGILVATGQLACDRLHHYLIAGELSLSGATRPIKGGLAMAVLARAAGRRAILLPPVAAQEAALVEGLEVYEITSLAQAARYLGGQIPLSPVTPPRRAAVAPRSEHEPDFAEIKGQHAVRRAVEIAVSGGHNLLMIGPPGSGKSMIARRIPGIMPTPSLEEYLEILRIHSAAGHTMQGEVPYLQRPARAPHHTISDVGLIGGGTLPGPGEISLAHHGVLFLDELPEFRRSALEVLRQPLEDGQVTISRSAGKVTLPCRFMLVAAMNPCPCGYLGDPRHECRCAPAQIQRYRARISGPLLDRIDLHVEAPALSITELRADAGGEASALMRERVETARQLQYIRYRGTGLACNARMPPSQLKKFCALDSTLGDLLQQAMEQLSLSARAYDRILKVARTIADLAESESIRSPHLLEAIQYRSLDRNVFY; encoded by the coding sequence ATGTTAGCCACCATCGGCTCAGCCGCGTTGCTGGGCATTGACGCCGTCCCGGTCCAGATCGAGGTCAACACCGGCGAATCCGGCATCCCCGACCTCATCCTCGTCGGCCTGCCCGACACCGCCGTGAAGGAATCCCAGGACCGCGTCTTCTCGGCCCTGAGCAACTCCGCGCTCAAGATGCCGCCCACGCGCACCACGATCAACCTCGCGCCCGGCGATCTCCGCAAGGAAGGCGCCATCTACGACCTCCCCATCGCCCTGGGCATCCTCGTCGCCACCGGCCAGCTGGCCTGCGACCGCCTCCACCACTACCTTATCGCCGGCGAACTCAGCCTCTCCGGCGCCACCCGGCCGATCAAGGGCGGCCTCGCCATGGCCGTGCTCGCCCGCGCCGCGGGCCGCCGGGCCATCCTCCTGCCCCCGGTCGCCGCGCAGGAGGCCGCCCTCGTCGAGGGCCTCGAGGTCTACGAAATCACTTCGCTCGCCCAGGCCGCCCGCTACCTCGGCGGACAAATTCCCCTGTCCCCCGTGACCCCACCCCGCCGGGCCGCCGTCGCGCCCCGCTCCGAGCACGAACCCGATTTCGCCGAGATCAAGGGCCAGCACGCCGTCCGCCGCGCCGTTGAGATCGCCGTCTCCGGCGGCCACAATCTCCTCATGATCGGACCACCCGGCTCGGGCAAATCCATGATCGCCCGCCGCATTCCCGGCATCATGCCCACCCCGTCGCTCGAGGAATACCTTGAGATCCTGCGCATCCACTCGGCCGCCGGCCACACCATGCAGGGCGAGGTCCCCTACCTCCAACGCCCCGCCCGCGCCCCCCACCACACCATCTCCGACGTCGGGCTCATCGGAGGCGGCACCCTCCCCGGCCCCGGCGAGATCTCCCTCGCCCACCACGGCGTGCTCTTCCTGGACGAGTTGCCCGAGTTCCGCCGCTCCGCCCTCGAGGTCCTTCGCCAGCCGCTGGAGGACGGCCAGGTTACCATCTCCCGCAGCGCCGGCAAGGTCACCCTGCCCTGCCGCTTCATGCTCGTGGCCGCCATGAACCCCTGCCCCTGCGGGTATCTCGGCGACCCGCGGCACGAGTGCCGCTGCGCCCCCGCCCAGATCCAACGCTACCGCGCCCGCATCAGCGGCCCGCTGCTCGATCGTATCGACCTCCACGTCGAGGCCCCCGCTCTCTCCATCACCGAGCTCCGCGCCGACGCGGGCGGCGAAGCCTCCGCCCTCATGCGCGAACGCGTGGAGACCGCCCGCCAGCTCCAGTACATCCGCTACCGCGGCACCGGCCTCGCCTGCAACGCCCGCATGCCCCCTTCCCAGCTCAAGAAATTCTGCGCCCTCGACTCCACCCTGGGCGACCTCCTCCAGCAGGCCATGGAGCAGCTCTCGCTCTCCGCCCGCGCCTACGACCGCATCCTCAAGGTCGCCCGCACCATCGCCGACCTCGCCGAATCCGAGTCCATCCGCTCCCCCCACCTCCTCGAGGCCATCCAATACCGCTCGCTTGATCGCAATGTGTTTTACTAA
- a CDS encoding MYG1 family protein, producing MIPFTTILTHPGGAHKDEFLACCVLLSLHPVPVVRREPAPTDLADPATCVVDVGHEHEPARNNFDHHQLPKDHPPTCSLSLVLQHLGLYADARQFCAWLESAEWFDCRGAVTTAQWLGVPADVLPKLNSPIDITLLRRFALAKRLAPGDPLWEMMRMIGEDLVNYVRTLRARLDFIGRHAQFWTLDLAGSPGQILFLPRTEPLPEEPSLGLDEFIEERQLTGEIVGLVYPDRRSTGYGLGRFRDNPRLDFTRINRETDVHFAHARGFVAKTSAHDIPRLQALVTQSGVAS from the coding sequence ATGATTCCCTTCACCACGATCCTCACGCACCCGGGCGGCGCCCATAAGGACGAGTTCCTCGCCTGCTGCGTCCTCCTCTCCCTGCACCCCGTGCCCGTCGTCCGCCGCGAACCCGCGCCCACCGACCTCGCCGATCCCGCCACCTGCGTGGTCGACGTCGGCCACGAACACGAGCCGGCCCGCAACAATTTCGACCACCACCAGCTCCCCAAGGATCACCCGCCCACCTGCTCGCTCTCCCTCGTGCTCCAGCACCTCGGGCTGTACGCCGATGCCCGCCAGTTCTGCGCCTGGCTCGAGTCCGCCGAGTGGTTCGACTGCCGCGGCGCCGTCACCACCGCCCAATGGCTCGGCGTCCCCGCCGACGTCCTGCCCAAGCTGAACTCCCCGATCGACATCACCCTCCTCCGCCGCTTCGCCCTGGCCAAGCGCCTCGCCCCCGGCGACCCGCTCTGGGAAATGATGCGCATGATCGGCGAGGACCTCGTCAACTACGTGCGCACCCTGCGCGCCCGCCTCGATTTCATCGGCCGCCATGCCCAGTTCTGGACCCTCGACCTCGCCGGCTCCCCCGGGCAGATCCTCTTCCTCCCGCGCACCGAGCCCCTGCCCGAGGAGCCGTCGCTCGGCCTCGACGAATTCATCGAGGAACGCCAGCTCACCGGGGAAATCGTCGGCCTGGTCTATCCGGACCGTCGCAGCACGGGCTACGGCCTGGGCCGCTTCCGCGACAACCCGCGCCTCGACTTCACCCGGATCAACCGCGAAACCGACGTCCATTTCGCCCACGCCCGCGGCTTCGTGGCCAAGACCTCCGCCCACGACATCCCCCGCCTCCAAGCCTTGGTCACCCAGTCCGGCGTCGCATCCTGA
- a CDS encoding rhodanese-related sulfurtransferase, translating to MPEIINFSAYRFAPLEGLPALKDHLKSVTAAGGLKGTILLSPEGINLFVAGARPGLDALLATIHAVPGLAGLTPKESLSSHQPFHRMLVKIKKEIIAFGIPGIDPARNPSPRLPARTLKQWLDEGRPVTLLDTRNDYEVNAGTFHGAVPAGIRHFRDFPAAAARLPAALKDQPVVTFCTGGIRCEKAAPYLESVGFKQVFQLDGGILKYFEECGGAHYQGECFVFDGRVGVDPALRETATVMCFVCRMPLSLADQAHPHYVREISCPHCFGGKALAGGLKPSAAPESGE from the coding sequence ATGCCCGAGATCATCAACTTTTCCGCCTACCGCTTCGCCCCGCTCGAGGGTCTACCTGCGCTGAAGGATCATCTTAAATCCGTCACCGCTGCGGGCGGCCTTAAGGGCACGATCCTCCTCAGTCCCGAAGGCATCAACCTCTTCGTCGCCGGCGCACGCCCCGGGCTCGACGCCCTCCTCGCCACGATCCATGCCGTCCCCGGCCTCGCCGGACTCACGCCCAAGGAAAGCCTGAGCTCGCACCAGCCCTTCCACCGGATGTTGGTGAAGATCAAAAAGGAAATTATCGCCTTCGGGATTCCCGGCATCGACCCCGCCCGGAACCCGTCGCCGCGACTCCCCGCCCGCACGCTCAAGCAGTGGCTCGACGAGGGCCGCCCGGTCACCCTCCTCGACACGCGCAACGACTATGAGGTCAACGCCGGCACCTTCCACGGCGCCGTGCCCGCCGGCATCCGGCATTTCCGCGACTTCCCGGCGGCCGCCGCCCGGCTGCCCGCGGCGCTCAAGGACCAGCCGGTCGTGACGTTCTGCACGGGCGGTATCCGCTGCGAGAAGGCCGCCCCCTACCTCGAGTCGGTCGGTTTCAAGCAGGTCTTTCAACTCGACGGTGGCATCCTGAAATACTTCGAGGAATGCGGCGGCGCGCACTATCAGGGCGAGTGCTTCGTCTTCGACGGCCGCGTCGGCGTCGATCCGGCCCTGCGCGAGACCGCCACCGTCATGTGTTTCGTCTGCCGCATGCCCCTGTCACTCGCCGATCAGGCGCATCCGCACTACGTTCGCGAAATTTCCTGCCCGCATTGTTTCGGTGGTAAGGCCTTGGCGGGAGGCCTTAAGCCATCCGCCGCCCCCGAATCCGGGGAATAG
- a CDS encoding DEAD/DEAH box helicase — MTATFDSLGLAEPLMRAVIVRNYPAPTPVQVAAIPAVLGGRDVWATAQTGSGKTAAFALPILQTLAAGRRERGRFVRALVLAPTRELAAQIGDSFRIYGRWLPEPIKILIVYGGVSINPQMMALGGGADIIIATPGRLLDLVDHNAVSLSAVQTLVLDEADRLFDLGFADELNRVLELLPAKRQNLLFSATFPPAVLALAAGMLRDPVRIEVATEPATKPDITQRAIEVDPPRRTQLLRHLIEENKWTRVLVFVATKYATEHVAEKLRKAGIAATAFHGELSQGARTQALADFKASAVRVLLTTDLGARGLDIAQLPVVVNFDLPRSATDYTHRIGRTGRAGESGLAVNFISAETHRHFGLIEERNGFELVREQIPGFEPEELEVPPPPTGGIKGKRPNKKDKARAAAAKAAGLPPPEFKPAVAKEKQFSWPRLR, encoded by the coding sequence ATGACCGCAACCTTTGACTCGCTCGGCCTGGCGGAGCCGCTGATGCGCGCCGTGATCGTGCGCAATTATCCCGCGCCGACGCCGGTGCAGGTGGCGGCGATCCCGGCCGTGCTGGGCGGCCGCGATGTGTGGGCCACGGCCCAGACCGGCTCGGGCAAGACTGCGGCCTTCGCGCTGCCGATCCTGCAGACGCTGGCGGCGGGGCGCCGCGAACGTGGGCGGTTTGTCCGCGCCCTGGTCCTCGCGCCGACGCGGGAACTGGCGGCGCAGATCGGGGATTCGTTCCGCATCTACGGCCGGTGGCTGCCGGAGCCGATCAAGATTCTCATCGTGTATGGCGGCGTGTCGATCAACCCGCAGATGATGGCGTTGGGCGGAGGGGCGGACATCATCATCGCCACGCCGGGCCGTCTGCTCGATCTCGTGGATCACAATGCCGTCTCGCTGTCGGCGGTCCAGACCTTGGTGTTGGACGAGGCCGACCGGCTGTTCGACCTGGGTTTTGCGGACGAACTGAACCGCGTCCTCGAGTTGCTGCCGGCCAAGCGGCAGAATCTGCTGTTCTCGGCCACGTTTCCTCCCGCGGTGCTCGCGCTGGCGGCAGGTATGTTGCGCGACCCGGTGCGGATCGAGGTGGCGACGGAGCCGGCGACCAAGCCGGACATCACGCAGCGGGCGATCGAGGTGGATCCGCCGCGGCGCACGCAGCTGCTGCGGCACCTGATCGAGGAAAACAAGTGGACGCGCGTGCTGGTGTTCGTCGCGACGAAGTATGCGACGGAGCATGTGGCGGAAAAACTGCGCAAGGCCGGCATCGCGGCCACGGCGTTCCACGGCGAGCTGAGCCAAGGGGCGCGGACGCAGGCGCTGGCGGATTTCAAGGCCTCGGCGGTGCGGGTGTTGCTCACGACCGACCTGGGCGCGCGCGGGCTCGACATCGCGCAACTGCCGGTGGTGGTGAATTTCGATCTGCCGCGCTCGGCGACGGATTACACACACCGCATCGGGCGCACGGGTCGGGCGGGGGAGAGCGGGCTGGCCGTGAATTTCATCAGTGCGGAGACGCACCGGCATTTCGGGCTGATCGAGGAGCGCAACGGATTTGAACTGGTGCGGGAGCAGATTCCCGGCTTCGAGCCGGAGGAACTGGAGGTTCCGCCGCCGCCCACGGGCGGGATCAAGGGAAAGCGGCCGAACAAGAAGGACAAGGCGCGGGCCGCCGCGGCAAAAGCCGCTGGGCTACCGCCGCCGGAATTCAAGCCGGCGGTGGCGAAGGAGAAGCAGTTCTCGTGGCCGCGGTTGCGGTGA
- a CDS encoding RNA-binding S4 domain-containing protein gives MTQTNSSTPRPVTVREIPIELCQFIKFGGLTESGGEAKVLIGAGEVTLNGVVEMQKRKKLVAGDRVTVNGHTIIVKVR, from the coding sequence ATGACCCAAACCAATTCCTCGACCCCGCGGCCTGTCACCGTGCGGGAGATTCCGATCGAACTCTGCCAGTTCATCAAGTTCGGCGGGCTGACCGAGAGCGGTGGTGAGGCCAAGGTGCTGATCGGCGCCGGCGAGGTGACGCTGAACGGCGTGGTCGAGATGCAGAAGCGCAAGAAGCTGGTGGCCGGTGACCGCGTGACCGTGAACGGGCACACGATCATCGTGAAGGTGCGCTGA
- a CDS encoding CvfB family protein: MAQIGKRNLLTIVRSSTPGLYLDGGTHGEILLPGKFIPTGAVVGGKVEVFVYRDSEDRLVATTQQPLVQVGELAYLRVAGINPRVGVFLEWGLEKDLLLPMREMDGPVNPGDRVVVMVVLDDRTDRLIASARFNRRLDLKPPHYHEGEAVQLMVASKSPLGFNLVVNNAHRGLIYHTEIHGPLRVGDVVQGYIRAIRPDGKLDLALGQAGHRRIGEMADKVMAVLTAKGGRLPYHDNSLPEEIRDVFGMSKKAFKQAIGTLFRERQIIIDPDGITLVGPVDGEQGAAEK, encoded by the coding sequence ATGGCCCAAATCGGCAAACGTAATCTTCTGACTATTGTCCGCTCGTCGACGCCCGGACTCTATCTCGACGGCGGGACGCATGGCGAAATCCTGCTGCCGGGGAAATTCATCCCGACGGGGGCGGTCGTGGGCGGGAAGGTGGAGGTGTTTGTCTACCGCGATTCCGAGGACCGCCTCGTGGCCACCACGCAGCAGCCGCTCGTGCAGGTGGGCGAGCTGGCCTACCTGCGGGTCGCGGGGATCAATCCGCGGGTCGGCGTTTTCCTGGAATGGGGCCTGGAGAAGGACCTGCTCCTGCCGATGCGGGAGATGGACGGTCCGGTCAACCCGGGCGACCGCGTGGTCGTGATGGTGGTGCTGGACGACCGCACCGACCGCCTGATTGCCAGTGCGCGGTTCAACCGGCGGCTGGACCTGAAGCCGCCGCATTATCACGAGGGCGAGGCAGTGCAGCTGATGGTGGCGAGCAAGAGCCCGCTCGGGTTCAACCTTGTCGTGAACAACGCCCACCGCGGCCTGATTTATCACACCGAGATCCACGGACCTTTGCGGGTGGGTGACGTCGTCCAGGGTTATATCCGCGCCATCCGGCCCGATGGAAAATTGGACCTGGCGCTGGGCCAGGCTGGTCATCGCCGGATCGGGGAAATGGCGGACAAGGTCATGGCGGTGCTCACGGCCAAGGGTGGACGGCTGCCTTACCATGACAACAGCCTGCCGGAGGAAATCCGCGATGTGTTCGGCATGAGCAAGAAGGCCTTCAAGCAGGCGATCGGCACGCTTTTCCGGGAACGCCAGATCATCATTGATCCGGACGGGATCACGCTGGTGGGACCGGTTGATGGGGAGCAGGGAGCGGCGGAAAAATAA